A segment of the Vibrio aquimaris genome:
TGATCTCGACATCTTCATCAATCAAAGACGCTTTACCAAATGGCGCTCGGCGGGTAATCCAGTACAAATGGTTAGTACAATAGGTCATCACATACTCACCATCAGACAACAGCATATTAAAGACGCCCTTCTCGCGCAGTTTGTCACAGCACTGAGCGATAAACTTAAAGACACTCGCCATGTCTTGAGGTGGATGCGGGTATTTGTCTTCCATTTGCTTTAGTAACCAGCAAAAAGACAGCTCACTATCGGTTTGGCCGACGGGACGATGGCGCCCTGTCACTAAATCTTGGTAATCACATAGCTGACCATTGTGAGCAAAGGTCCAATAACGTCCCCACAACTCACGAGTAAAAGGGTGCGTGTTTTCAAGATTCACCGCACCGCGGTTTGCCTGACGTATGTGGCTGATCACAGCACAACTTTTGATTGGATAGTTTTGGACTAATTCGGCAATTTTGGAATCACAACTTGGGTTAGGATCTTTAAAATTACGAAAGCCCTTCCCTTCATAAAAGGTAATGCCCCAACCATCACGATGCGGGCCAGTATTACCGCCGCGTTGCATCAATCCAGTAAAACTAAAACAAATATCAGTCGGCACATTGGCGCTCATTCCGAGCAGTTCACACATAGCTCAAAAAGCTCCTTATAAAACAGCAATACCAGTGCTTAACACTGGTATTATATAAGTTCAATTGACCCTTAACCATTTACAATGATTACTTTTCCATCTCTTTTTCGATTAACTGAATCACTATATGGATGATCTTGATGTGCACTTCTTGGATGCGATCAGCGTAGCCAAAGTGAGGGACGCGAATTTCAATATCTGCAAGCCCAGCCATCTTGCCGCCGTCTTTACCGGTTAACGCGATGGTTTTCATTCCTTTAGCTTTCGCCGCTTCAATTGCCTTTAGAATATTGCCTGAATTACCAGAGGTTGATAAACCAAACAAGACATCGCCAGTAGAGCCAACAGCTTCAACATAGCGAGAAAAAACATGGTCGTAACCAAAGTCATTACTCACACAAGACAAATGGCTAGGATCTGAAATCGCAATGCCTGGATAGCCAGGGCGGTTCTCACGGTAGCGGCCTGTTAGCTCTTCAGCAAAATGCATCGCATCACAATGTGAGCCACCATTTCCACAAGAAAGCACTTTGCCACCTTGTTTGAAAGAATCAGCGAGCATCTTGGCTGCTGCTTCGATTTGAGCAATATTTTGTTCATTACTCAAAAATGCATTCAGTACGTCAGCAGCTTCCGTTAATTCTTTTTTGATCAAATCCTGATACATAGGTTGTTCTCTAATTATTGGGTCTTAAAAGGTCGAGGTCTTTATCGACGTAGTTATAGTCAGAGTTTACTCAAACAATCCTCAGTGTCGATAGCTGCCAGCAAACAATTCCATTTTTATCGTGCTTCTGCGCCTAAAAAACCCGCTCCCCTCTTCATTTTTAGGTTTTTTACTCTACTAAGATCACTTTTCAAGCACATTTGTGTTTTACATTTATTTAATATTTTTATTACACTCTTACTGGTTGGACCTCTAGCTGCATTACAGCGTATAACTAGATAGTAACGCTGAACAAGGAACATAAATTATGGACACTTTGCTTTCTATACTTGGATTTTCTGCTGTACTGGCAGTCTGTCTATATAATCGAACAGCCTTGATCAAATCGATGGCTGCTCTTACCGCAACCTTATTATTACTGTCAGTCTTTGGCGCTGCAGATTCAGTGAGCTGGATCCTTTTCATAGCGTCAGCGGCTGTTCTTACCATTCCCTCGATACGTCAGTCACTGATCAGTAAAAAAGCGCTGACTGTATTTAGAAAAGTACTCCCTGAGATGTCACAGACAGAAAAAGAAGCACTAGATGCGGGGACGGTTTGGTGGGAAGCAGAGCTGTTCAAAGGGAAACCAAATTGGAACGCGCTGCATGATATTCGCGCGCCCGAGCTAAGTGCTGAAGAACAAGCATTTCTCGACGGTCCAGTCAGTGAAGTCTGCGCCATGGTCAATGACTATCATGTGACTCATGAACTAGCAGACTTACCGCCCGAGGTATGGCAATACTTAAAAGACAAAAAATTCTTCGCCATGATCATCAAGAAAAAATATGGCGGTTTAGAGTTTTCGGCTTACGCACAATCTCTGGTTTTGCAAAAGCTCACCGGCGTGTCATCGGTTCTGTCTTCAACCGTTGGGGTACCAAACTCACTTGGCCCTGGCGAGCTTCTTCAGCACTACGGAACCAAAGAACAAAAAGACCATTACCTGCCAAGACTTGCTGAAGGTAAAGAGATCCCATGTTTTGCTTTAACCAGCCCAGAAGCAGGATCCGATGCCGGCTCAATTCCCGACTTTGGCATAGTGTGTAAAGGGGAGTGGGAAGGAAAAGAAGTGCTAGGTATGCGCCTAACGTGGAACAAGCGCTATATCACATTAGCGCCCATCGCTACCGTGCTTGGTTTAGCCTTTAAGCTACGTGATCCTGAGGGGCTACTTGGTGACGAACAAGAAGTAGGCATTACATGTGCGCTTATCCCGACCAATCTCAAAGGTGTGGAGATAGGTAACCGACATTTCCCGCTTAATGTACCGTTTCAAAATGGCCCTACGCGTGGTGAAGATCTATTCGTGCCATTAGATTTCATCATCGGCGGCCCTAAAATGGCAGGTCAAGGCTGGCGTATGTTGGTAGAGTGCTTGTCGGTCGGACGTGGTATTACACTTCCTTCAAACTCAACTGGTGGCATCAAAACCGCGGCGCTAGCAACAGGTGCATACGCTAGAATACGCCGTCAATTTAAACAGCCTATCGGCCTAATGGAAGGGGTTGAAGAGCCGCTCGCTCGTTTGGGTGGTAATGCCTATGTCATGGACGCCGCAAGTAATCTTACTGTAGCCGGAATCGACCTTGGACAAAAGCCATCGGTTATCTCTGCGATTGTTAAATACCACTGTACCCATAGGGGCCAGCAAAGCATTATAGATGCCATGGACATCGTTGGTGGTAAGGGTATCTGTTTAGGCCCATCAAACTTCTTGGCTCGCGGCTATCAGGGCGCACCGATCGCAGTGACCGTTGAAGGTGCCAATATACTGACTCGTTCAATGATTATTTATGGGCAAGGCGCAATTCGCTGTCATCCATACGTACTCGAAGAAATGGATGCCGCTTATTCTCAAGATTCAGATGCGCTAGATAAATTTGACGCCGCCTTAGCAGGCCACGTTAGTTTTACTCTGAGTAATCTAGTACGCAGCTTCTGGTTAGGCCTGACAGATGGCCGTTTTTCATCGGCTCCAGTCAAAGATTCAACCAGTCGTTACTACCAGCAGCTGAATCGTTACAGTGCAAATATTGCCTTCCTATCTGATATTTCAATGGCAGTATTGGGCGGCACCTTAAAACGTAAAGAAAGACTTTCTGCCCGTTTAGGTGACATCCTCAGCCAGCTGTATCTAAGCTCTGCAACATTGAAACGTTTTGATAGTGATGGTCGTATTGCCGATGACTTGCCTTTATTACACTGGGGGCTTCAAGACAGTCTGAAACAAGCAGAAATTGCTATTGATGAGCTGTTGGCAAACTTCCCTAACAAGTGGTTAGGAAAAGCCTTAAGGGTTGTGATTCTTCCTTTTGGTCGAATTAGAAAAGCCCCAAGCGATCAGCTCGATAGTGAAGTAGCGCGGATTCTACAAACGCCATCAGCAACGCGTGATCGTTTAGGACGTAACCAATATTTCCAAGCGAGCGAGTTTAATGCCGCTGGTAAAGTTGAGCAAGCGCTGCATGTCATTTTGCAAGCTGAACCTGTGTTTAACAAGGTATGCCAAGCGATAGATGAGCGACGCCCATTCTTAAGATTGGATCTCATCGCAGATATTGGCCTAGAAAAAGGCATCATAGACTCAGACGATGCCAAGTTACTACGAGATGCTGAGCAGCACCGTTTGTATGTGATCAACGTGGATGACTTTGACCCAAAGCACTTAGCTGCGACACCCAAAGAGGCGTTTCCTCGGATGGATGAAGTAGCGTAAAACAGTCAACAAGGGCTGCCTCGGCAGCCCTTTCTTTTATATCGTGCCAGCACAGCACTATTTCTTAGGCATCTCTAACTGCATTTCAGGCATTTCTTCTTTCTTCGGTCTGAGTTTGAGTTTGCCGATACCAAAATACATTGCTACCCCAATAAGAATCACGACTATGTTGGCAACCGCAATCATAATCATGGTCTTGGTGCGCTTTTCTTCCCGCATCTCAAGCAAACGCATTTCTTCCATTAATTTCTGTTGTTTTAGCCTCTCTTCTTCCTGAAGTCTTCGGGTTTCGGCAATATCAACTTCTTCAAGAACGCTGTATGACTGCTTTTTGATTGGAAAATAGAGTGGTCGGCCCGAACCTAATTCAGTCGCAAAAGCTTGCCCCATCCAAGAGTAGTTGCCAATATCCCCGTTATACGGAATCGGTATTAATACTCGCTCAGCCTCTTCAGCAGCACTTTTTGCCATCACATACTCTGCACCATCTGGCGACAAATGTTTGATTTGAGCCGCAATACTACCGGGCTCTATCATTCCTTTCTCACCCGAAACCGCCACCATGTGCTCTTTACCTTCAAAGCGGCTTTGAATAAAAGTGGTTTGGATCGGCGTTGGGTAGACCAAAACTTCTTGCTCTTGAGCTCGCAGGAAAACACCATTACCTGAAGTGATGCGAACGCGGTACTTGCCCGGTTCAGGAGTGATATTGAGTGAGACCGTAAAGACGCCATCTCCAGCCACCTCGTCCAAACCAATCCCATCATCAGCAAAGTCTCCAATTTTATGGGCGATCGGCCTTGCTTCTTTGATAAGTGACGCTTCATTTTCCACATACTTAGTGAAAGTCACCAAGAGATTGACTCTATCTAGAAAGTCTCTCATCACTATCGGTTGGTCGTCAGAAGTAATACGAGCGGTGAATTTTATTTGCTCTCCCTGAAACAGCCGAGATGGCATTCTTTCCGTGGTAAGAGCGAGGTGAGAAATCAAAACGATTTTATTTTTTGGGGTAACTTTACCGACGGCCTGCCATGGCCCTGGCATCGGCTTATCGATGGAGATGATATCCATTGCTGGCTCCTGATACCAGCGCACATTATCCGGCTTACGCCATGCATAATATTTTTTACCATCAGGACGCACCAAAACCACAGGTCGTGAGCGTTCAGCTCGATAAACAACAAAAGTGATTTGTTCTATGGTCGGATCGACTCGAAATCGATTATCAAGCAGAGTCATTGAAGATTCCTCAGCATACACAAAGGCACTGGCTAACAAACCAAATAAGGTAAACCAAATCTTCAACATTTCTTCTCCTACTGACGCCAGAGGCAGCTGCCGCTCTCCTCAACTAGGTCTAAACGATCACTGTGTGCTTTTAGTTCATCGGCCGTGGCTCGGATAACCTTTAGCGATTTTCGTCCACCAGACACTCGTTTTATAGATTCTCCTCCCAATCCACCATCTGCCGATTGACTTGAGCTAAACTGCAATGATGTCTGGCCACCTGTCATCAATAAGTATACATCGGCCAAAATCTCGGCATCAAGCAAAGCGCCGTGAAGGGTTCGATGTGAATTGTCTATTCCGTATCGATCACACAATACGTCGAGGTTATTACGCTTGCCTGGGAAGATTTTCTTCGCCATCGCAA
Coding sequences within it:
- a CDS encoding class II glutamine amidotransferase; protein product: MCELLGMSANVPTDICFSFTGLMQRGGNTGPHRDGWGITFYEGKGFRNFKDPNPSCDSKIAELVQNYPIKSCAVISHIRQANRGAVNLENTHPFTRELWGRYWTFAHNGQLCDYQDLVTGRHRPVGQTDSELSFCWLLKQMEDKYPHPPQDMASVFKFIAQCCDKLREKGVFNMLLSDGEYVMTYCTNHLYWITRRAPFGKASLIDEDVEINFQEETTPNDVVSVIATQPLTDNEEWHRMKPGEFGLFHCGELADGNADQLIDVPFAEKKVKCQAPTEPLE
- the lpcA gene encoding D-sedoheptulose 7-phosphate isomerase codes for the protein MYQDLIKKELTEAADVLNAFLSNEQNIAQIEAAAKMLADSFKQGGKVLSCGNGGSHCDAMHFAEELTGRYRENRPGYPGIAISDPSHLSCVSNDFGYDHVFSRYVEAVGSTGDVLFGLSTSGNSGNILKAIEAAKAKGMKTIALTGKDGGKMAGLADIEIRVPHFGYADRIQEVHIKIIHIVIQLIEKEMEK
- the fadE gene encoding acyl-CoA dehydrogenase FadE, encoding MDTLLSILGFSAVLAVCLYNRTALIKSMAALTATLLLLSVFGAADSVSWILFIASAAVLTIPSIRQSLISKKALTVFRKVLPEMSQTEKEALDAGTVWWEAELFKGKPNWNALHDIRAPELSAEEQAFLDGPVSEVCAMVNDYHVTHELADLPPEVWQYLKDKKFFAMIIKKKYGGLEFSAYAQSLVLQKLTGVSSVLSSTVGVPNSLGPGELLQHYGTKEQKDHYLPRLAEGKEIPCFALTSPEAGSDAGSIPDFGIVCKGEWEGKEVLGMRLTWNKRYITLAPIATVLGLAFKLRDPEGLLGDEQEVGITCALIPTNLKGVEIGNRHFPLNVPFQNGPTRGEDLFVPLDFIIGGPKMAGQGWRMLVECLSVGRGITLPSNSTGGIKTAALATGAYARIRRQFKQPIGLMEGVEEPLARLGGNAYVMDAASNLTVAGIDLGQKPSVISAIVKYHCTHRGQQSIIDAMDIVGGKGICLGPSNFLARGYQGAPIAVTVEGANILTRSMIIYGQGAIRCHPYVLEEMDAAYSQDSDALDKFDAALAGHVSFTLSNLVRSFWLGLTDGRFSSAPVKDSTSRYYQQLNRYSANIAFLSDISMAVLGGTLKRKERLSARLGDILSQLYLSSATLKRFDSDGRIADDLPLLHWGLQDSLKQAEIAIDELLANFPNKWLGKALRVVILPFGRIRKAPSDQLDSEVARILQTPSATRDRLGRNQYFQASEFNAAGKVEQALHVILQAEPVFNKVCQAIDERRPFLRLDLIADIGLEKGIIDSDDAKLLRDAEQHRLYVINVDDFDPKHLAATPKEAFPRMDEVA
- a CDS encoding TIGR03503 family protein — protein: MLKIWFTLFGLLASAFVYAEESSMTLLDNRFRVDPTIEQITFVVYRAERSRPVVLVRPDGKKYYAWRKPDNVRWYQEPAMDIISIDKPMPGPWQAVGKVTPKNKIVLISHLALTTERMPSRLFQGEQIKFTARITSDDQPIVMRDFLDRVNLLVTFTKYVENEASLIKEARPIAHKIGDFADDGIGLDEVAGDGVFTVSLNITPEPGKYRVRITSGNGVFLRAQEQEVLVYPTPIQTTFIQSRFEGKEHMVAVSGEKGMIEPGSIAAQIKHLSPDGAEYVMAKSAAEEAERVLIPIPYNGDIGNYSWMGQAFATELGSGRPLYFPIKKQSYSVLEEVDIAETRRLQEEERLKQQKLMEEMRLLEMREEKRTKTMIMIAVANIVVILIGVAMYFGIGKLKLRPKKEEMPEMQLEMPKK